The Prinia subflava isolate CZ2003 ecotype Zambia chromosome 15, Cam_Psub_1.2, whole genome shotgun sequence genome contains a region encoding:
- the HMG20A gene encoding high mobility group protein 20A isoform X1 has translation MENLVAGSNLPPLFTEEDGSKEGGEINVTGLANSETSFSGGTSQPVNNPDLVEDLSQAQQQQNESSNAAETTEQKPEEEQRTKRGGWAKGRKRKKPLRDSNAPKSPLTGYVRFMNERREQLRAKRPEVPFPEITRMLGNEWSKLPPEEKRRYLDEADRDKERYMRELEQYQKTEAYKVFSRKAQDRQKGKSHRQDGARQPAHDHEKETDTKERSVFDIPIFTEEFLNHSKAREAELRQLRKSNMEFEERNAALQKHVESMRTAVEKLEVDVIQERSRNTVLQQHLESLRQALTSSFSGVPLPGSGETPTMETIDSYMNRLHSIILANPQENENLIATVRDVVNRLER, from the exons ATGGAGAACTTGGTAGCTGGCTCCAATCTTCCTCCACTTTTTACAGAGGAGGATGGATCTAAGGAAGGTGGTGAAATTAATGTCACTGG ATTAGCTAATTCAGAGACTTCATTCAGTGGTGGAACTTCACAGCCTGTGAATAACCCAGATTTGGTGGAGGACTTGTcacaggctcagcagcagcaaaatgagTCTTCTAATGCTGCTGAGACCACTGAGCAGAAGcctgaggaggag caaagaacCAAGCGAGGAGGCTGGGCcaaagggagaaagaggaagaagccCCTGAGGGACAGCAATGCCCCCAAGTCCCCCCTCACCGGGTACGTGCGCTTCATGAACGAGCGCAGGGAGCAGCTGCGGGCCAAGAGGCCGGAGGTGCCTTTCCCAGAGATCACCAGGATGCTGGGCAACGAGTGGAGCAAGCTGCCCCCCGAGGAGAAACGG CGATACCTTGATGAAGCAGACAGAGATAAGGAGCGATACATGCGGGAGCTGGAGCAGTATCAGAAGACTGAAGCCTACAAAGTCTTTAGCAGGAAAGCACAGGACAGACAAAAAGGCAAATCACACAGACAAG atGGGGCAAGACAGCCAGCTCATGATCATGAG AAAGAAACAGATACAAAGGAGAGATCTGTCTTTGATATCCCAATCTTCACAGAAGAGTTCCTGAATCATAGTAAAG CCCGTGAGGCGGAGCTGCGGCAGCTGCGCAAGTCCAACATGGAGTTCGAGGAGAGGAACGCCGCCCTGCAGAAGCACGTGGAGAGCATGCGCACGGCCGTGGAGAAGCTGGAGGTGGACGTGATCCAGGAGCGCAGCCGCAACacggtgctgcagcagcacctggagagCCTGCGCCAGGCACTCACCAGCAGCTTCTCCGGAGTGCCGCTGCCCG GCAGCGGGGAAACCCCCACGATGGAAACCATTGACTCCTACATGAACAGACTGCACAGTATTATCCTGGCCAACCCTCAGGAGAACGAGAACCTCATCGCCACGGTGCGCGACGTGGTGAACCGGCTGGAGCGTTAG
- the HMG20A gene encoding high mobility group protein 20A isoform X2, producing MENLVAGSNLPPLFTEEDGSKEGGEINVTGLANSETSFSGGTSQPVNNPDLVEDLSQAQQQQNESSNAAETTEQKPEEEQQRTKRGGWAKGRKRKKPLRDSNAPKSPLTGYVRFMNERREQLRAKRPEVPFPEITRMLGNEWSKLPPEEKRRYLDEADRDKERYMRELEQYQKTEAYKVFSRKAQDRQKGKSHRQDGARQPAHDHEKETDTKERSVFDIPIFTEEFLNHSKAREAELRQLRKSNMEFEERNAALQKHVESMRTAVEKLEVDVIQERSRNTVLQQHLESLRQALTSSFSGVPLPGSGETPTMETIDSYMNRLHSIILANPQENENLIATVRDVVNRLER from the exons ATGGAGAACTTGGTAGCTGGCTCCAATCTTCCTCCACTTTTTACAGAGGAGGATGGATCTAAGGAAGGTGGTGAAATTAATGTCACTGG ATTAGCTAATTCAGAGACTTCATTCAGTGGTGGAACTTCACAGCCTGTGAATAACCCAGATTTGGTGGAGGACTTGTcacaggctcagcagcagcaaaatgagTCTTCTAATGCTGCTGAGACCACTGAGCAGAAGcctgaggaggag cagcaaagaacCAAGCGAGGAGGCTGGGCcaaagggagaaagaggaagaagccCCTGAGGGACAGCAATGCCCCCAAGTCCCCCCTCACCGGGTACGTGCGCTTCATGAACGAGCGCAGGGAGCAGCTGCGGGCCAAGAGGCCGGAGGTGCCTTTCCCAGAGATCACCAGGATGCTGGGCAACGAGTGGAGCAAGCTGCCCCCCGAGGAGAAACGG CGATACCTTGATGAAGCAGACAGAGATAAGGAGCGATACATGCGGGAGCTGGAGCAGTATCAGAAGACTGAAGCCTACAAAGTCTTTAGCAGGAAAGCACAGGACAGACAAAAAGGCAAATCACACAGACAAG atGGGGCAAGACAGCCAGCTCATGATCATGAG AAAGAAACAGATACAAAGGAGAGATCTGTCTTTGATATCCCAATCTTCACAGAAGAGTTCCTGAATCATAGTAAAG CCCGTGAGGCGGAGCTGCGGCAGCTGCGCAAGTCCAACATGGAGTTCGAGGAGAGGAACGCCGCCCTGCAGAAGCACGTGGAGAGCATGCGCACGGCCGTGGAGAAGCTGGAGGTGGACGTGATCCAGGAGCGCAGCCGCAACacggtgctgcagcagcacctggagagCCTGCGCCAGGCACTCACCAGCAGCTTCTCCGGAGTGCCGCTGCCCG GCAGCGGGGAAACCCCCACGATGGAAACCATTGACTCCTACATGAACAGACTGCACAGTATTATCCTGGCCAACCCTCAGGAGAACGAGAACCTCATCGCCACGGTGCGCGACGTGGTGAACCGGCTGGAGCGTTAG